The Thermus brockianus genome window below encodes:
- a CDS encoding pyridoxal-phosphate-dependent aminotransferase family protein yields the protein MEWLLTPGPVRLHPKALEALSRPQLHHRTEPARALFLEARSLLKRAFGTEGEVLLLTGSGTLAMEALAQNLFAPGERVLVPVYGKFSERFYEIALAAGLRAERLDLPYGRVPRPEDVAQRGFQGLLLVHSETSTGALVDLPALARAFKEANPEGLVGADMVTSLLVREVALEAYGVDAAVSGSQKGLMCPPGLGFVALSPRALERLKPRCYYLDLARELKAQREGESAWTPAINLVGAVKAVLEAVMPHLEAHLALKAWQNALLYQVGEALGLRPVPEVKSPAVAAFYLPEGVSYGAVKEAFARRNAVIAGGQGPLKGRIFRLSLMGAYDRYEALGVAALFREALADILPPS from the coding sequence ATGGAGTGGCTCCTGACCCCTGGTCCCGTGCGGCTCCACCCCAAGGCCCTGGAGGCCCTATCCCGGCCCCAGCTCCACCACCGCACCGAGCCCGCCCGGGCCCTCTTTTTGGAGGCCCGTTCCCTTCTCAAGCGGGCTTTCGGCACGGAAGGGGAGGTCCTCCTCCTCACGGGAAGCGGCACCCTGGCCATGGAGGCCTTGGCGCAGAACCTCTTCGCCCCCGGGGAGCGGGTCTTGGTCCCCGTTTACGGCAAGTTCTCCGAGCGCTTTTACGAGATCGCCCTGGCGGCGGGGCTTAGGGCGGAGCGCTTGGACCTTCCCTATGGCCGGGTGCCCCGCCCCGAGGACGTGGCCCAAAGGGGGTTTCAAGGGCTTCTCCTCGTCCACTCCGAGACCTCCACCGGGGCCTTGGTGGACCTTCCCGCCCTGGCCCGGGCCTTTAAGGAGGCGAACCCCGAGGGCCTGGTGGGGGCGGACATGGTGACGAGCCTGCTCGTGCGGGAGGTGGCCCTGGAGGCTTACGGGGTGGACGCCGCCGTTTCGGGAAGCCAAAAGGGCCTCATGTGCCCCCCGGGCCTCGGCTTCGTGGCCCTCTCCCCAAGGGCCCTGGAGCGTCTAAAGCCTAGGTGTTACTACCTAGACCTCGCCCGGGAGCTCAAGGCCCAGCGGGAAGGGGAAAGCGCTTGGACCCCGGCCATCAACCTGGTGGGGGCGGTCAAGGCGGTGCTGGAGGCGGTGATGCCCCACCTGGAAGCGCACCTCGCCTTGAAGGCGTGGCAAAACGCCCTCCTCTACCAGGTGGGGGAGGCGCTTGGGCTAAGGCCCGTCCCCGAGGTGAAAAGCCCCGCCGTGGCCGCCTTCTACCTGCCCGAGGGGGTGTCCTACGGGGCGGTGAAGGAGGCCTTCGCCCGGCGGAACGCGGTGATCGCCGGGGGGCAGGGGCCCCTAAAGGGCAGGATCTTCCGCCTCTCCCTCATGGGGGCCTACGACCGGTACGAGGCCTTGGGGGTGGCGGCCCTCTTCAGGGAAGCCTTGGCCGATATTCTTCCACCCTCTTGA
- a CDS encoding NFACT family protein — MEDPSLRTALSEELRARWQEEEKEALRKPLLDALAREVRTLRARLADYEKALARLEEAEALRQKADLLLARLKEVPKGQAKVVLKGFDGHPVEIPLDPALPPRKTPRSSMKGPGAWRSWRKGLWTSSPRRRPG; from the coding sequence GTGGAGGACCCCTCCCTGCGCACGGCGCTTTCTGAGGAGCTCCGGGCCAGGTGGCAGGAGGAGGAGAAGGAGGCCCTGAGGAAGCCCCTTCTCGATGCCCTGGCCCGGGAGGTGCGCACCCTCAGGGCCCGGCTCGCCGACTACGAAAAGGCCCTCGCCCGCCTGGAGGAGGCCGAGGCCCTTCGGCAAAAGGCCGACCTCCTCCTCGCCCGCCTCAAGGAGGTACCCAAGGGGCAAGCCAAGGTGGTCCTAAAGGGGTTTGACGGCCACCCCGTGGAAATCCCCCTAGACCCTGCCCTCCCCCCCAGGAAAACGCCAAGAAGCTCTATGAAAGGGCCCGGCGCCTGGAGGAGCTGGCGGAAAGGGCTTTGGACCTCATCCCCAAGACGGAGGCCCGGATAG
- the mqnP gene encoding menaquinone biosynthesis prenyltransferase MqnP has product MNRLRLYLELVRFEHTLFALPFAYAGMLLAAGGWPGWRTFLLVTLAMVGARTMAMALNRLIDWRIDALNPRTQNRHLPKGLVKPWETLVLALVGLALLVYAGLALNPLTARLLPVAVFFLTAYSYTKRFTWLCHYVLGLTIGAAAPGGWIAVTGSFAPTAYWLWAGVGLWIAGFDILYATQDYAFDRAHGVKSIPARFGIPKALLVARATHLLAWLAFLMAGLSYGAGWAYHLGLLLVGGLLLWEHRLVTPKDLSRVEVAFFQANVGVSLGMFLFILLDLLTLG; this is encoded by the coding sequence GTGAACCGCCTCAGGCTCTACCTGGAGCTGGTGCGCTTTGAGCACACCCTGTTCGCCCTCCCCTTCGCCTACGCCGGGATGCTCCTGGCGGCGGGGGGCTGGCCGGGTTGGCGCACCTTCCTCCTCGTCACCCTGGCCATGGTGGGGGCGAGGACCATGGCCATGGCCCTCAACCGGCTCATAGACTGGCGGATCGACGCCCTAAACCCCCGCACGCAGAACCGCCACCTGCCCAAGGGGCTCGTCAAGCCTTGGGAAACCCTCGTCCTCGCCCTGGTGGGCCTCGCCCTTTTGGTCTACGCCGGGCTCGCCTTGAACCCCCTCACGGCCAGGCTCCTGCCCGTGGCCGTCTTCTTCCTCACCGCCTACAGCTACACCAAGCGCTTCACCTGGCTCTGCCACTACGTCCTCGGCCTCACCATCGGGGCCGCCGCCCCTGGGGGGTGGATCGCCGTCACGGGGAGCTTCGCCCCCACCGCCTACTGGCTTTGGGCAGGGGTGGGGCTTTGGATCGCCGGCTTTGACATCCTCTACGCCACCCAGGACTACGCCTTTGACCGGGCCCATGGGGTGAAGAGCATCCCGGCCCGCTTCGGCATCCCCAAGGCCCTCCTCGTGGCCCGGGCCACCCACCTCCTCGCCTGGCTCGCCTTCCTGATGGCGGGGCTTAGCTACGGGGCGGGGTGGGCCTACCACCTGGGGCTTCTCCTGGTGGGGGGGCTCCTCCTTTGGGAGCACCGCCTGGTAACCCCCAAGGACCTTTCCCGGGTGGAGGTGGCCTTCTTCCAGGCCAACGTGGGGGTGAGCCTGGGAATGTTCCTCTTCATCCTCCTGGACCTCCTCACGCTAGGCTAG
- the panD gene encoding aspartate 1-decarboxylase gives MFHAKIHRATVTQADLHYVGSVTVDQDLLDAAGILPYEQVDIYDITNGARLTTYALPGPRGSGVVQINGAAAHLVKPGDLVILVAYGIFDEEEARSLKPTVVLVDGQNRILEVRKG, from the coding sequence ATGTTCCACGCCAAAATCCACCGGGCCACCGTGACCCAGGCCGACCTCCACTACGTGGGCTCGGTGACCGTGGACCAAGACCTCCTGGACGCCGCCGGCATCCTGCCCTACGAGCAGGTGGACATCTACGACATCACCAACGGGGCCCGCCTTACCACCTATGCCCTGCCGGGCCCAAGGGGCTCGGGGGTGGTCCAGATCAACGGGGCCGCCGCCCACCTGGTGAAGCCCGGCGACCTGGTAATCCTCGTGGCCTACGGGATCTTTGACGAGGAGGAGGCCCGGAGCCTCAAGCCCACGGTGGTCCTGGTGGATGGGCAAAACCGCATCCTGGAGGTTCGGAAGGGGTGA
- the mscL gene encoding large conductance mechanosensitive channel protein MscL produces MLQGFKNFLMRGNVVDLAVAVVIGGAFGQVVNSLVADVLTPLVGALGGVPDFSALKLGPIALGKFINALLNFVVVAAAIYFVVVVPMQAVQRRLKKEEAPAAPPEPPEEVRLLREILEELRKKA; encoded by the coding sequence ATGCTGCAAGGGTTTAAGAACTTCCTCATGCGGGGCAATGTGGTGGATTTGGCGGTGGCGGTCGTCATCGGCGGCGCCTTTGGCCAGGTGGTGAACTCCTTGGTGGCGGACGTCCTCACCCCCCTGGTCGGGGCTTTGGGGGGTGTGCCGGACTTCTCCGCCCTCAAGCTTGGCCCCATCGCCCTCGGCAAGTTTATCAACGCCCTCTTGAACTTCGTGGTGGTGGCGGCGGCCATCTACTTCGTGGTGGTGGTGCCCATGCAGGCGGTGCAAAGGCGCCTGAAGAAGGAGGAAGCGCCGGCGGCCCCGCCCGAGCCCCCGGAGGAGGTCAGGCTTCTTCGGGAGATTTTGGAGGAGTTGCGGAAGAAGGCCTAA
- a CDS encoding TIGR01440 family protein: protein MEGLKRQAEAAIREFLELFPMPRGSLFVLGGSTSEVLGERVGTRPSLEAAEAILEGLLPPLLERGVHVAVQGCEHLNRALVVEKETARAYGLEEVTVFPHPKAGGALATAAFLRFQDPVMVESLKAQAHGGMDIGGVLIGMHLRPVAVPLRLSVRKLGEAVLIAAKTRPKLIGGARAVYTREEMLKRVEEYRPRLP from the coding sequence ATGGAAGGCCTGAAGCGGCAGGCGGAGGCGGCCATCCGGGAATTTTTGGAGCTTTTCCCCATGCCTAGGGGAAGCCTCTTCGTCCTCGGGGGGTCCACCAGCGAGGTCTTGGGGGAAAGGGTGGGCACAAGGCCGAGCCTCGAGGCCGCCGAGGCCATCCTGGAGGGGCTTCTGCCGCCCCTCTTGGAGCGGGGCGTTCACGTGGCCGTCCAGGGGTGCGAGCACCTGAACCGCGCCCTGGTGGTGGAAAAGGAAACGGCCCGGGCCTACGGCCTGGAGGAGGTCACCGTCTTCCCCCATCCCAAGGCCGGGGGGGCCTTGGCCACGGCGGCCTTCCTCCGCTTCCAAGACCCGGTGATGGTGGAGTCCCTCAAGGCCCAGGCCCACGGGGGGATGGACATCGGCGGGGTGCTCATCGGCATGCACCTAAGGCCCGTGGCCGTGCCCCTGCGCCTTTCCGTGCGCAAGCTGGGCGAGGCGGTCCTCATCGCCGCCAAGACCCGGCCCAAGCTCATCGGGGGCGCCCGGGCGGTCTACACCCGGGAAGAGATGCTCAAGAGGGTGGAAGAATATCGGCCAAGGCTTCCCTGA
- a CDS encoding NFACT RNA binding domain-containing protein translates to MDLIPKTEARIAELEGEMARIAQADLTELLALTRKPKGEKGPRLGLRYTSPSGFPVLVGRNAKENDLLTRTAHSEDLWFHAQGVPGSHVILKVEGKNPPLEDLLFAARLAAYHSKARGERQVPVDYTRKKHVWRPRKAPPGQVLYTQAKTLFVEGALPEGLEAG, encoded by the coding sequence TTGGACCTCATCCCCAAGACGGAGGCCCGGATAGCGGAGCTGGAAGGGGAGATGGCCCGCATCGCCCAGGCGGACCTAACGGAACTCCTCGCCCTCACCCGGAAGCCCAAGGGGGAAAAGGGCCCCAGGCTTGGCCTCCGCTACACCTCCCCTTCGGGCTTTCCCGTCCTCGTGGGGCGGAACGCCAAGGAAAACGACCTCCTCACCCGCACGGCCCACTCCGAGGACCTCTGGTTCCACGCCCAAGGGGTACCGGGAAGCCACGTGATCCTCAAGGTAGAAGGGAAAAACCCACCCCTGGAGGACCTCCTCTTCGCCGCTAGGCTTGCCGCCTACCACTCCAAGGCCCGGGGCGAACGGCAGGTGCCCGTGGACTACACCCGCAAGAAGCACGTCTGGCGGCCCCGCAAAGCCCCTCCCGGCCAGGTGCTCTACACCCAGGCCAAGACCCTTTTCGTGGAGGGGGCGCTTCCCGAGGGCCTCGAGGCGGGATAA